The following proteins are encoded in a genomic region of Enterocloster clostridioformis:
- a CDS encoding DNA gyrase/topoisomerase IV subunit A, producing the protein MAEKILRTEYSEEMQRSYMNYSMSVITARAIPDARDGLKPVQRRVLYDMRELHLDHDKPHRKSARIVGDTMGKYHPHGDSSIYETLVVMSQNFKKGMALVDGHGNFGSIEGDGAAAMRYTEARLEKFAEEVYLKDLDKTVNFVPNYDETEKEPEVLPVRVPNLLINGAEGIAVGMSTSIPPHNLGEVVDVVQAYIDNPEVTTQELMELMPGPDFPTGGVIANKSELPQVYETGMGKIKLRGKFEVELGKRKADKDKLIISEIPYTMIGAGINKFLVDVADLVESKKLTDVVDISNQSNKEGIRIVLELRKDADIDKIKNILYKKTKLEDTFGVNMLAIADGRPETLNLKGILRNFLNFQYENTERKYNVLLQKEMDKKEVQEGLIAACDCIDLIIAILRGSKNLKDAKACLTTGDVTNIHFKVPGFEEDAKKLAFTERQASAILEMRLYKLIGLEILALEKEHRETLRKIAEYKKILGSRPQMNRVIKEDLAAIKAEFATPRRTLIEDGPEAVYDESAVAVQEMVFVMDRFGYCKLLDKSTYDRNQETVDNEQVHVVKCLNTDKICLFAASGSLYQIKAMDVPAGKLRDKGAPIENLSKFDGTKDTIVYLTSAENMKGRIFVFATKMAMVKQVPAAEFETNNRVVAATKLQDGDELAAVIPVEGQTEVVIQTTGGVFLRFALEEISMLKKASRGVRGIRLSKNEELEKLYLIGENPIVDYKGKEVHLNRLKLAKRDGKGSKVRL; encoded by the coding sequence ATGGCTGAAAAGATATTACGGACTGAATACAGTGAGGAAATGCAGAGAAGCTACATGAACTATTCCATGAGCGTCATCACTGCAAGGGCTATCCCCGATGCAAGGGACGGCTTAAAACCGGTACAGCGCCGGGTCCTCTATGATATGAGGGAGCTTCATCTGGACCACGATAAGCCCCACAGGAAATCGGCGCGTATCGTGGGAGATACCATGGGTAAGTATCATCCCCACGGCGACAGCTCCATTTACGAGACACTGGTTGTCATGAGCCAGAATTTCAAAAAGGGAATGGCCCTGGTGGACGGGCACGGCAACTTCGGCTCCATAGAAGGGGACGGGGCAGCCGCCATGCGTTACACGGAGGCGCGTCTGGAGAAGTTTGCGGAGGAGGTCTACCTAAAGGATCTGGATAAAACCGTGAATTTCGTTCCCAACTACGACGAGACGGAAAAGGAACCGGAGGTGCTTCCCGTCAGAGTCCCCAACCTTCTGATTAACGGGGCGGAGGGCATTGCCGTGGGCATGAGCACAAGCATTCCGCCCCACAACCTGGGCGAGGTGGTGGACGTGGTCCAGGCGTATATTGATAATCCGGAGGTGACCACGCAGGAGCTGATGGAGCTGATGCCGGGGCCGGATTTTCCCACCGGCGGAGTCATTGCCAATAAGAGCGAGCTGCCGCAGGTTTACGAGACAGGCATGGGCAAAATCAAACTCAGGGGCAAGTTCGAGGTGGAGCTTGGAAAGCGCAAGGCGGACAAGGATAAGCTGATTATCTCGGAGATTCCCTATACCATGATTGGCGCCGGAATCAATAAGTTTCTGGTGGATGTGGCCGATTTGGTGGAGAGCAAGAAGCTGACGGATGTGGTGGATATCTCCAACCAGTCCAACAAAGAGGGGATCCGTATCGTGCTGGAGCTGCGCAAGGACGCGGATATTGACAAGATAAAAAATATCCTCTATAAGAAAACAAAGCTGGAGGATACATTCGGTGTCAATATGCTGGCCATTGCGGACGGCCGCCCTGAGACGCTGAACCTGAAGGGAATCCTGAGAAATTTCCTCAACTTCCAGTATGAGAACACGGAGCGCAAATACAATGTCCTTCTCCAGAAGGAAATGGATAAAAAGGAAGTGCAGGAAGGACTTATTGCGGCCTGCGACTGTATTGACCTGATCATAGCCATCCTGAGGGGATCTAAAAACTTAAAGGATGCCAAGGCGTGTCTGACCACAGGCGATGTGACCAACATCCATTTCAAGGTGCCGGGTTTTGAGGAGGACGCGAAGAAGCTTGCCTTTACGGAGCGCCAGGCATCCGCCATTTTGGAGATGCGTCTCTATAAATTAATCGGACTGGAAATCCTGGCCCTGGAAAAGGAGCACAGGGAAACCTTAAGGAAGATTGCGGAGTATAAGAAAATCCTGGGAAGCAGGCCCCAGATGAACCGCGTCATCAAGGAGGATCTGGCTGCCATCAAGGCTGAATTCGCCACCCCCAGGCGCACCCTGATTGAGGATGGACCTGAGGCAGTGTACGATGAGAGCGCCGTGGCTGTCCAGGAGATGGTTTTTGTGATGGACCGGTTCGGATACTGCAAGCTGTTAGATAAGTCCACCTATGATCGGAACCAGGAAACCGTGGACAATGAGCAGGTACATGTGGTGAAATGTCTGAATACGGACAAAATCTGTCTCTTTGCGGCCAGCGGCAGCCTGTACCAGATTAAAGCCATGGATGTGCCCGCCGGCAAGCTGAGGGACAAGGGAGCGCCCATTGAAAATCTGAGTAAATTCGACGGCACCAAGGATACCATTGTTTACCTGACCAGCGCGGAGAACATGAAGGGCAGGATATTTGTATTCGCCACCAAGATGGCCATGGTAAAGCAGGTGCCTGCGGCGGAATTTGAGACCAATAACCGGGTGGTGGCAGCCACCAAGCTCCAGGATGGGGATGAGCTGGCGGCCGTGATACCGGTGGAGGGCCAGACCGAGGTGGTGATCCAGACAACGGGAGGTGTGTTCCTGCGGTTTGCCCTGGAGGAGATATCCATGCTTAAAAAGGCGTCCAGAGGCGTCAGAGGCATCCGGCTGTCCAAGAATGAGGAGCTGGAGAAGCTGTATCTGATTGGCGAGAATCCCATTGTGGATTATAAAGGTAAGGAAGTCCATTTAAACCGTCTGAAACTGGCTAAGAGGGACGGGAAAGGCAGCAAAGTGAGGCTGTAG
- the deoD gene encoding purine-nucleoside phosphorylase gives MSSSNTPTPHIGAEKGEIAGTVLLPGDPLRAKYIAEHFLEDVKQFNGTRNMLGYSGIYKGRPVSVMGTGMGCPSIGIYSYELIHFYGCKNLIRVGTAGALMPDVHVRDMVFAMGACTTSNFVRLLGLPGDYSPVCSYSLLERAVAAARERGLSFHVGNVLSSDMFYVPPKQVQGGMTWADMGVLAVEMEAAALYANAAAAGANALAVLTISDSMVTGEATSAMERETSFTQMMEVALSLVS, from the coding sequence ATGTCATCATCCAACACACCCACGCCCCATATCGGGGCTGAAAAGGGAGAAATCGCCGGGACAGTCCTGCTTCCGGGAGATCCCCTGAGGGCAAAGTACATCGCGGAGCATTTCCTGGAGGACGTAAAGCAGTTTAACGGGACCAGGAACATGCTTGGCTACTCGGGAATCTATAAGGGCAGGCCGGTATCTGTCATGGGCACCGGGATGGGATGCCCTTCCATCGGCATCTATTCCTATGAGCTGATCCACTTTTACGGCTGTAAGAACCTGATACGGGTGGGCACGGCCGGGGCTCTGATGCCGGATGTCCATGTGCGTGATATGGTGTTTGCCATGGGAGCCTGCACCACCAGCAACTTTGTGCGCCTGTTGGGACTGCCGGGCGATTACTCGCCGGTGTGCAGCTACAGCCTGCTGGAACGGGCCGTGGCCGCTGCCAGGGAGCGGGGACTGTCCTTCCATGTGGGCAATGTGCTCAGCTCAGATATGTTCTATGTCCCGCCCAAACAGGTGCAGGGAGGAATGACCTGGGCGGATATGGGAGTCCTGGCCGTGGAGATGGAAGCGGCGGCCCTCTATGCCAACGCGGCGGCGGCTGGTGCCAATGCCCTGGCCGTGCTGACCATATCGGACTCCATGGTCACCGGGGAAGCCACCTCTGCCATGGAAAGGGAAACCAGCTTTACCCAGATGATGGAGGTTGCATTGTCCCTGGTTTCCTGA
- the asd gene encoding aspartate-semialdehyde dehydrogenase yields MEKKLKVGILGATGMVGQRFIALLENHPWFEVVTVAASPRSAGKTYEEAVGDRWKMATPMPEAVKKLVVMNVNEVEKVAAGVDFVFSAVDMTKDEIKAIEEAYARTETPVVSNNSAHRWTPDVPMVVPEINPEHFDVIPFQKKRLGTERGFIAVKPNCSIQSYAPVLTAWKEFEPYEVVAATYQAISGAGKTFKDWPEMEGNIIPYIGGEEEKSEQEPLRLWGTIKDGVIVKAESPVITCQCVRVPVLNGHTAAVFVKFRKKVTKEQLIQKLREFKGVPQELKLPSAPARFIQYLEEDNRPQVTADVDFERGMGISVGRLREDTVYDYKFIGLSHNTVRGAAGGAVLCAELLTARGYI; encoded by the coding sequence ATGGAAAAGAAGCTGAAGGTTGGAATATTAGGCGCTACAGGCATGGTAGGGCAGCGTTTCATCGCACTTTTAGAGAATCATCCGTGGTTCGAGGTAGTGACAGTGGCTGCCAGCCCGCGCTCTGCCGGCAAAACGTATGAGGAAGCAGTGGGAGACCGCTGGAAGATGGCCACCCCCATGCCGGAAGCTGTAAAAAAGCTGGTTGTGATGAACGTAAATGAGGTGGAGAAGGTTGCTGCGGGGGTTGATTTTGTATTCAGCGCCGTAGATATGACAAAGGATGAGATCAAGGCCATCGAGGAGGCTTACGCCAGGACGGAGACTCCTGTGGTATCCAACAACAGCGCCCATCGCTGGACACCGGATGTTCCCATGGTAGTGCCGGAGATCAATCCTGAGCATTTTGACGTGATCCCCTTCCAGAAGAAGAGGCTTGGGACAGAAAGGGGATTTATTGCGGTAAAGCCCAACTGTTCCATCCAGAGCTATGCCCCGGTGCTGACAGCATGGAAGGAATTTGAGCCATACGAGGTGGTGGCTGCTACATATCAGGCTATTTCCGGCGCGGGAAAGACATTTAAGGACTGGCCGGAGATGGAAGGCAACATCATCCCCTATATCGGCGGCGAGGAAGAAAAGAGCGAGCAGGAACCCCTTCGTCTCTGGGGAACCATTAAGGACGGCGTCATCGTCAAGGCGGAAAGCCCTGTCATCACCTGCCAGTGCGTAAGGGTACCGGTACTGAACGGCCACACGGCTGCCGTATTTGTGAAGTTCAGGAAAAAGGTGACAAAGGAACAGCTGATTCAGAAACTCAGGGAGTTTAAGGGAGTTCCACAGGAGCTTAAGCTTCCCAGCGCGCCGGCCCGGTTCATACAGTACCTTGAGGAGGATAACCGTCCCCAGGTGACGGCGGACGTGGACTTTGAGAGAGGAATGGGAATTTCCGTGGGCCGTCTGAGGGAGGACACGGTGTATGATTATAAATTCATCGGTTTGTCCCACAACACGGTAAGAGGCGCGGCAGGCGGAGCCGTACTCTGCGCAGAGCTTTTGACAGCAAGGGGATATATTTAG
- a CDS encoding aldose epimerase family protein produces the protein MAIEKNSFGKMPDGTEVYKYTLTNKNGVSASFITLGGVWVSMVVPDKDGNMADVVLGYDDLDSYRRNPAHFGAPIGRNANRIGGAVITIGGRDYKLEANNGPNNLHSGPDLYHDRLWDCRSSETEAGSRLDFYLESPDGDQGYPGNARITVSYTLTDEDSLVLDYHMVCDKDTVANFTNHSYFNLAGHDSGDVMKQEVWLNASRYTPADEVSIPTGEIAPVAGTPMDFTEMKAIGRDIGADFEALVFGKGYDHNWVLDKEEGELALAAKAMDPASGRVLECYTDLPGIQFYTANFLQDEMPGKGGARYDYRHAFCFETQYYPDAVHKPQFPSPLLKAGDEYSARTVYRFLPKQA, from the coding sequence ATGGCAATCGAGAAAAATTCATTCGGGAAAATGCCCGACGGTACAGAGGTTTACAAGTATACACTGACCAATAAGAATGGGGTATCCGCCTCGTTTATCACTCTGGGAGGGGTGTGGGTCTCCATGGTGGTGCCTGATAAGGACGGAAACATGGCGGATGTGGTGCTGGGATACGATGATTTGGACAGCTACCGCAGGAATCCCGCCCACTTTGGCGCGCCCATTGGCCGCAATGCCAACCGGATTGGCGGGGCCGTCATCACCATCGGCGGCAGGGATTATAAGCTGGAGGCCAACAACGGCCCCAACAATCTCCACAGCGGACCGGACCTGTACCACGACAGGCTTTGGGACTGCAGGTCCTCAGAGACAGAGGCAGGCAGCAGGCTGGACTTTTATCTGGAGAGTCCGGACGGGGACCAGGGATATCCGGGCAATGCCAGGATTACGGTGAGCTATACCCTGACAGACGAGGACAGCCTTGTTCTGGATTATCATATGGTCTGCGACAAGGATACGGTTGCCAATTTCACCAACCACAGCTATTTTAACCTGGCAGGACATGACAGCGGCGATGTGATGAAGCAGGAGGTGTGGCTTAACGCGTCCCGCTATACACCGGCGGACGAAGTCTCCATCCCTACGGGAGAGATTGCTCCTGTGGCAGGTACTCCCATGGACTTTACAGAGATGAAGGCCATTGGACGGGATATAGGCGCTGATTTTGAGGCTCTTGTATTTGGGAAGGGATATGACCATAACTGGGTGCTGGATAAGGAAGAAGGAGAACTGGCCCTGGCTGCAAAGGCCATGGACCCGGCCAGCGGCCGCGTGCTGGAATGTTATACGGATCTGCCCGGAATCCAGTTTTATACAGCGAATTTCCTGCAGGATGAGATGCCGGGTAAGGGTGGAGCCCGCTATGATTACCGCCACGCGTTCTGCTTTGAGACCCAGTATTACCCGGACGCGGTCCATAAGCCCCAGTTCCCGTCCCCCTTGCTGAAAGCAGGGGACGAGTACAGCGCCAGGACCGTCTATCGTTTTTTGCCTAAACAGGCGTAA
- a CDS encoding DNA topoisomerase, with protein MSKSLYIAEKPSVAQQFAEVLKIRGRRGDGYIESEQAVVTWCVGHLVTMSYPEAYDMKFKRWSLQTLPFLPKEFKYEVITNVSKQFEIVKGLLNRPDIDTIYVCTDSGREGEYIYRLVAQMAGVKDKKQKRVWIDSQTEEEILRGIREAKDETEYDNLSASAYLRAKEDYLMGINFSRVLTLKYGPALSNYLGTKFTVLSVGRVMTCVMGMVVRREREIRGFVKTPFYRVIGSFEAAGKDGQPVPFEAEWKAVEGSRYFGTPYLYKDNGFKDRQQAEELAALLTAEPPLTATVLSKEKKKETKNPPLLYNLAELQNDCSKMFKISPDETLKVVQELYEKKMVTYPRTDARVLSAAVSKEIQKNIGGLKNYAPMAAFADEVLNMGSYKGIAKTRYVNDKQITDHYAIVPTGQGLGNLRGLPPLSEKVYQVICRRFLSIFYPPAVYQKYSLELERLKEHFFANFKVLSEPGYLKVADVNLAKKNGVEESFDEAKDEAKDGAGDEKTADGDKHGGREDAQNAISPKVDRTVLLQMLAELKKNDILTLVELNIKEGETSPPKRYTSGSMILAMENAGQLIEDEELRAQIKGSGIGTSATRAEILKKLFNIKYLNLNKKTQVITPSLLGEMVYDVVDQSIRQLLNPELTASWEMGLTYVAEGSITSDEYMEKLNRFVAGRTVNVIHMNNQYNMRGYFDAAAAFYKTKKEN; from the coding sequence ATGTCAAAATCATTATACATAGCAGAAAAGCCCAGTGTGGCCCAGCAGTTTGCCGAAGTACTTAAGATACGGGGACGGCGGGGCGACGGGTATATAGAGTCTGAGCAGGCAGTGGTGACGTGGTGCGTGGGACATCTGGTGACCATGAGTTATCCGGAAGCCTACGACATGAAGTTTAAGCGCTGGAGCCTTCAGACACTGCCATTTCTTCCAAAGGAATTCAAGTACGAAGTAATAACCAATGTATCCAAGCAGTTTGAAATCGTCAAGGGCCTTTTGAACCGGCCCGATATTGATACCATTTACGTGTGTACGGACTCGGGACGGGAGGGCGAGTATATATACCGCCTGGTGGCCCAGATGGCCGGGGTAAAGGATAAGAAGCAGAAAAGGGTGTGGATAGACTCCCAGACAGAGGAAGAGATATTGAGGGGAATCCGCGAGGCCAAGGATGAGACAGAGTATGACAATCTGTCCGCCTCCGCCTATTTAAGGGCTAAGGAGGACTACCTCATGGGAATTAATTTTTCCAGGGTGCTGACCCTTAAATACGGACCTGCCCTGTCAAATTATCTGGGAACCAAGTTTACGGTTCTGTCCGTGGGCAGGGTCATGACCTGTGTCATGGGAATGGTTGTGCGCAGGGAGCGGGAGATACGCGGTTTTGTAAAGACGCCGTTTTACAGGGTCATTGGATCCTTTGAGGCGGCAGGAAAGGACGGGCAGCCGGTTCCTTTTGAGGCGGAGTGGAAGGCAGTGGAAGGTTCCCGCTATTTCGGAACCCCCTATCTGTATAAGGACAACGGCTTTAAGGACAGGCAGCAGGCGGAGGAGCTGGCAGCCTTATTGACGGCAGAGCCGCCTCTCACGGCAACTGTGCTCTCCAAGGAGAAGAAAAAGGAGACCAAGAATCCGCCCCTTCTCTACAACCTGGCGGAGCTTCAAAACGACTGCTCCAAGATGTTTAAAATCAGCCCGGATGAGACGCTTAAGGTAGTGCAGGAGCTGTATGAGAAGAAGATGGTCACCTACCCCAGAACCGATGCCAGGGTCCTGTCCGCGGCAGTTTCCAAGGAGATTCAAAAGAATATAGGCGGTCTTAAGAATTACGCGCCCATGGCGGCATTTGCGGATGAGGTGCTGAATATGGGCTCCTATAAGGGAATCGCCAAGACACGCTATGTCAATGACAAGCAGATAACGGACCACTATGCCATCGTACCCACCGGACAGGGACTTGGAAACCTGAGGGGACTGCCGCCTTTGTCTGAAAAGGTGTATCAGGTTATATGCAGAAGGTTTTTAAGCATATTTTATCCTCCGGCGGTTTATCAGAAATACAGCCTGGAGCTGGAGCGCCTGAAGGAACATTTTTTTGCCAATTTTAAGGTTCTGTCCGAACCGGGATATCTCAAGGTGGCGGATGTGAACCTGGCGAAGAAAAACGGGGTGGAGGAGTCCTTTGACGAGGCAAAGGATGAGGCAAAAGACGGTGCCGGGGATGAAAAAACAGCAGACGGGGACAAACACGGCGGCCGGGAGGATGCACAAAACGCTATTTCTCCAAAAGTTGACAGGACAGTATTGCTCCAGATGCTTGCAGAATTGAAAAAAAATGATATACTTACTTTGGTGGAGCTGAACATAAAGGAAGGCGAGACATCACCTCCCAAGCGCTATACCTCCGGTTCCATGATTCTGGCCATGGAAAATGCAGGCCAGCTCATAGAGGACGAGGAGCTGCGGGCTCAGATTAAGGGCAGCGGCATAGGTACCAGCGCTACCAGGGCTGAGATACTTAAGAAACTGTTTAACATTAAGTATCTGAACCTGAACAAAAAGACCCAGGTTATTACGCCATCCCTTTTAGGGGAAATGGTCTATGACGTGGTGGACCAGTCCATCCGCCAGCTTCTGAATCCGGAGCTGACAGCCAGCTGGGAAATGGGGCTCACCTATGTTGCGGAAGGTTCCATAACCTCAGATGAGTATATGGAAAAGCTGAATCGTTTTGTTGCCGGCAGGACAGTCAATGTCATACACATGAATAACCAGTACAATATGAGAGGTTATTTTGACGCGGCAGCCGCATTCTATAAAACAAAAAAGGAGAATTAA